GTGCCTATTGGACTGCTCCCTCTTTCTGGGATTACTCAAGAAAATCGTGTTCAAACTCAATAGCTGCAAAACATCAGAACGTGCAGGGTGTCTCATGGTTATCTCTTCTTTACATAATATAGCATATGATCCAAAAGCACATCTAAAGATGGAGTTCAGAATTAAACATTCGTTAGAAACACAAGTTTCACTGCTGCCGTGAAACTCCATTAGGCTGAAAAgctcatgttgtgtttactgaagTTCAAATCAATCAAAGCAATTAGATTGATTGATTTCTCTGTTGTGATcagattttttaatttctatgcactttgttattttatctcattttaaatACTAGAATTTGGTAATCATGTCATGGTTAGTATGTGGTAAGTAATATATCAGATATTTATCCTTACTTTGGCCTTCAATTACCACAATAATTACCTAAAATGTAATgacaaaatgttatttaatcaTATTATTCAGCTATTTTCCACCAAGCAGATAACAAATAACTGGTGACTTATTTGATAAATTTCCAGGAAACTtagataaatacataaaatttCTATAAATGCCCTCTATTTGTCAGTGTACAACACATAAATAGAAACACATGAGCTTTTCCACTTTAGCATGAAGTCAACATTGTGTTTGACTATCTCTaccattttacatttcagagcaTTTTTACCAGTGCAGCTGTTGAccatgacaaataaattactttACCTATCCATCACATCAGCTGGTTTGGAAGAGAACTGCCGATGGAACATCCAGACTATTTTTCTAAAGCTCCTACTTTCTACACTATTCCTGGAATTTGGGAAGAGTTTATTTATTGAAGAAGGATGTTTCTGATCACTACAAAAACATCCTGTCAAGTCATTTACTGTATTACAGCTTGAGCTAGTTCTGTCAGCGGGGTGAGATAAGTCCACTTGTTCTCAGTGCAGTTTCCCTTTTTCAAGAAACTCTCAAGGAAAGATGTCAGTGCCTTACATAAAACAGAATACAAGTCTGTTCACACTTACAGGAATGTGTCATGTCACACTGTGTGAGATGGTCTAATAAAATCTTGgtgtcagtctgtgtcagaTTATATAATACCTATTCTAAGGGCATGTCATTTTGTGCGATGATCAAAATGTTAATCTGCGGAATTCAGCAGATTGTTTCTTTACTTGTAATGTAATAGACAATATTCATTTAagataacaaagattgttttctggcagaaaaaagcaaacacaataTATCAAATCACACCTAAACTGATCCCAAGCAGGATTAAGTAAGTGTTTTGCACTGACTTCCTCAGCAGCAAATGTCATTTTTGGCATATGATTATACTTGACCACATACTTTTATCGCGACGATAACTGTAGATGTGTTAACATTTTGAGTTTCGATTAAAGTCATTATGAAACGTGTACCAAACTGTCGATGACCGTGAGACAGATGTAACATAACCGGCAAGGCCTGTTCTCTcccaaacagctgatgtgaacACGCTGAGATTTAACGACAACAGAAAAtacaccacagcagcagagcttctACAATGTTAGGAAAtatttcaggtgtttttaagGTGTAATTTATAAAATATAGCCAGAATTAGAAAGTAGCTCCGAAGAGATTTTATCtgcttgtgtgtcatgtttgtcaTCACAAATGCACTGAAAACCAGTGAACAGCAGGAAGTAGCAGATGATACACCTCATCACACTACATGGAGAAGATGTTAAACTTGAATTAATAAGCCTTAATGAATAATATTCTCAATTGGACATTTTTTCTACctgaggctagctggttggcatgctaacttccatagacatctctgcaacacagtacacagacatCTTATGTAACATTAacactgtttttcattcacactctgttgatagtTAATTTTCGATGTCTTAAAGCAAAAatctggccatatcttacaaattgcaccttcaAAGAAAGTAATGAAGTGCATATGACCCATGCTGTTGTCACCTTTAGATATATGATCTCCACTATGTACAATAAACAGAGTGGGAGGCTGTGATTATCGTTACCGAGCATGGTGAGAGGATTTTGGCAAGGAGATGTGTAGCTGCCTCTGTGCTTCACACTCAGCATGACAGAGCTGTGCGCTGTGGCGCAGCACAGGGGTCAGACAGTAGGATACTTACTGTGGTTTAGCACCTGCTATCAACAGCACCTGGATACACTCCAAGCTACCTGAACGAGCAGCCTTGTGGATGGGAGCCTCACCTAGAAAGTCCTGAAGACACAAtacagattataataaagagTCATTACAAAAACTACATAGCAAAATATTTTACTCTTGAACAGTACTAAAGTCCAGTTTCATGTAATCATACTTTAATATTTCTGCCACCTTGTACTTTTATTCATCTACATTTAAGAGAGACAGAGCACTTTTGatatcagtgtgtttatttgacacTTCAGCTGCAGGCTGCACTGTGTCTTGGCTTTGCCAGAAAGCTGCTTAAGGAGGAGCTCAGCTTGCCATCTGACGAGAagctcaaacaaacagaccacCACAACATGTCGAACTGAGAGACACAGGAGATCACTAAATCCCCTATGTGCACACTCCTTAATGCCAGCAGattttagatttaacatttgtgATCTGTAACTTTTTTAATTGAGCTGTTTTTCAAGAAGCTCTTTAGAGGCCCTTTATCATTTCAAGGATTTATTCAGGGTAAAATTATATCAGCGCTGCAATCCTGTCGACACTGGTATTTCTGATAAATGACCGTGTGTTTTTGGAATCATGCCTGAGACACAAGGAAAACAAGGATGGTTTTTGTGATGGTGTTATAACGATCATAAAACAACGAGTCATTTCTAATATACTACACTTGTGTTGATTCATCCACAATTCCACCCAGGCTCTGCACTCAAATATGAAAGATCAGACgtgacacattttaaagataatCGCTCAGTGTTACATCTGGCTACAGTGCTTGCTGAATGTGGCAGACTGACCTGCCTGTCGACGTCAGCTCCAGCCTGAGTCAGCCACACCAGACACTGAGGATGTCCTCCAAATGCTGccgtgtgtgttggtgtctggTTGAAGCGGCTAGTCCCAGTGTTCACCTCACAACCCATCTGCACCAAGCGCACCACACACTCCAGCTGCGTGCAAGGAAACACATATACAGAGAACAGAACAGCTGTaagcatcacaaacacaatgagctGTTAATAGATTGGACTGGTGCCTCCTGGTGTGcactttgaaaaaacatttttagctgattttaatataaaatgtgcCTGGTTTAAAGTTATGTGTTTTTACAAGGAACTTGTGGCTATCATATTTAACCTGAGGTATTAAAGcagtaaaatgtgtcatcagACAACTGACACATCTAACTGTGTCTTCATCCTAACTTTATGCAGAACTGATTGATTGGGACACTTTTTCATACAGAAAGTGTTTCACGATGAATGGTTGTGCTGAATTTTTTAGGTGGAAGCTTTGAGGATGTCATGTTGGCATGAACTGAAAACTTTAACGTTTACGTTATCATATCATAAACCAAGGCGTTACTCTCCCCCTAACCCAGTTCCGCTTAGTCCCGCCCAGCCGTGCTGTTATTGGCTacattgtcctttttttcttagCGCTTGTTTGGCGCCTGAATAGCCATTGGTTCGACTGGAACCAATAGAAGCGCAGCTGGCCTTActgtatctatttatttatttttttcaagcgACAACTTTATTGAGCTGTAACAACATTATAACTGTGGCGTTATTCACAACACAGGCAACACAGGGTGCTTACACTCCACCAACAACACTTTATTGGAACGGAAACGTCAACCTTCTGAAATGGTTCATGGCCGTCGCTTCGCTCCACCGACATGTTATGACTGAAAAGTATCACAATAGTCAGAGAAGCCGTGACTCAAGTTTACCGCAACCCATTCAAGTTACCTGACGTGTAACGTTACTGTATATAATGCTGGATTAATATCCCTGCCAAATACCAAACATCATTAAGGCTAATGGCAGGGTTTTGCTAAGTGGCTAAATCTCTTAATCTAGCTAGTAGCTTAATCCCTATCGTACCTGTCCGTAGTGAGCAGCCCAGTGTATGGGAGCCCATCCGTAGCAGGAGTCCTCAACTGTCAACTGCGCCTGGTTCGAGAGCTGCTGGAACAGTGAAACCAGAGCTCCAACATCTCCATCCCGACAGGCGCGGTGTATTGGAAACCGGCTCACGAACTCCTCGTCGCGGGATAAAGCGGGTTCGAGTCCCACAGACATGAGTGAACTGTGAAAGTTCGCAGACACAAACGTTATCTCCAGTTTTCCCGGTCCCACACACAGCAGACTTTAAAAGGTTCAAACACAAAGGAAGAGGAGATAAGCCAGCATCCCCGGCTGGATGCTCACAAAACCCGGTCTGGAGTGTGGCAGGGAGACTGAGCTCGCATCAGGCAGAGTACTCCTTTTTTACTCGATTTTGGCTAACCACCGGTCAGGCGGAACATCCACCGTTGCGCCCCCTTGAGGTCGGAGgtattataaaaaatatttatttatgttgggCAGAACAACTTCAGGCTCGTTTACCTACTTCTACACTGATGCTATGTTTGACATTGTTTAACATCTTTAATGTTACCAATGTATTAACGCTGACATTCCCACAGTGAAAAGTAGAAACTACAGCAGAAGTTGACGACTTGACACCGGCCACAAGATGTCAGCCTCCTTAGGCGGGAAATCGCTGGCTCTGAATCACGGAGCAAAGGTAACATGCTGCTCCTCACCACAGCCTGACAGACACATGTCCACGGTGGACCTGTCATTACCAGACAGTATTAATGTTTAGTCCAAGCCAAGCAATATTACTTTTGAGTTGGTTTCCCATTCATAGCTTCTAATTTCGCAGGGAGGGTTAGAAAATACAGGTTGAACATCACCCGGAAACGCCTTGAGTTGATTTCTTACATGAAGATGTGCTGCTAGTGGAAGATTGCAATGGAAACTAATACTGCAATTTCTGTTTCTTACTGTTTCATGGTTCATGTTAGGAGCTCTCTCAAGCACTTAGATGCTTTGTGAGGTCTTTACAAGGACCTTGGcttaactaaataaaaacattaattttcttttctctgaatTTCATCACTAGGAACAGCTCTTAAGATTAGGTATCTTTATGAATATGGCCCCTGGTCCAATGTGGACTAAAGAGTGAAATCtccatttttgcattttcacaaatagcACATTTCACAAATACTATTATAATACCTTCCCCCCCTTAGTGCAGCATTACAGTCCTTAGCACAAGGTCAGCAAGGTGCTGTATGACCAGACAGTCAAATATTATTGACCTTGATCTGGCTTATTAAAGTGACGCCAGAAAAATTTCTGCAATgatctttatcttttttctttcaggatGCTTTTGTCAGAGTGAGGAAAAGAGATTTGGAGAAGTTGACCACCGAAGTCATGCAGCTGAGGGAGTTTCTGCCCAGGGTCCTAAATGGAGACCTGATGAAAATGCTACACAAAGCTCATGCAGCTCAGACAAGTACACTTCCATTAAACTTAAACCTGTGGCAGAAAACAGTATTAAGGGTTTTGATCAGTTTGCTGAGAGGCTGTGAGGTAGAGTCACCCTGATATGAGAGTCAATATTGGTGCCGCTGTCTACtgagttgatttatttaatgatcAGTGGAaatggattttttatttttgttaatctTCTTATCATGAGTTCACCTTTTCTCACCTGACCCCTCTGTCCAGTGACATGTgatgaggttgtgtgtgtgcatgtgtagtgAAGGAGCACCTCgtgcaggaacaggagcagTTGCAACAGCAGTGTCTGCATCTTCAGGCCCGACTGGATGCCGTGCAGACCGAatgtcagaaagagagagaggtgagtgAGGACAGGCAAGAAGAGAGCCGTAGAGCCATGCAGATAGCTTTTCCTCTGTCAGTGAACTCAACAACACCAATAACTTTGAGAGATTATCCTTCATGTGTGTAGGAGAAGCTGTTGTTACGCGAGCAGCTATGGCAGAGCggagcacagctgcagcagcaggcagacTTCTGCTCTGCTTTGGGATCTGCAACCTGTAACCTGCTGTGGAGTAGCTCTGCCAGGGAGCACACAGTCTCACAGTGGCTGGCCGATGTGAGTCATCTCCacaagtctgtctgtgtgtgtgtgtgtttcttaaacAATCCAAACGACATTCATGCTTGATTGTAAACTCTCAAAGTGTCATATGAAATATTGAGATGATTTGATATCTGAGAGCTTCTCTGGCACGGCTAGTTATGCTGGGCAACAGGTGTTGGACAGAAAAGCAGATGACAGGAGGAAGCAGAATATCTCAAGTGATTTAATTCAGAAAAGCTTTACGTGCAGAACAGTTGGCAAGCACACTGGCAAATGTTGATAGGTAGGTAGAGTCACAGAAAAAAGTTTAAGAAGGTGCGAATGTGACTGGATGGAGGGACCAGGATGCACAGTGATATGATTGTATTTGAGTTCTAtcgagttgtgtgtgtgtttgtgtgtgtttgtgtgtgtgttgcaggggAAGCTGCAGTCTTTCCTGTCAGTAGCTGCTCAGACCCTGGAGAGCTTTGTCAGGTCTCTGGATGAGGAGGTGAAACCTCAAACGGAGGACCACACCTCCCAGGAGCACCAGTTTGTGCTGGCTTTGGCCGGAACTATTACTAGTGAGTTCACAGCTTTCATATCGCAACACATTGGTGAgttcacacacacttgaaaatgtatgttttgcaCCACATTTATGTTGGTAAATCAAGAGAGTATATCAGTAACTTTCATACAACCAAGCTTATTAAGTGTGTCAACAATTTAAAGTCACTGATCTCAGCTGTAAAATTCCTCCTGTCATCAATCAGACATAGCAGCAGTAACCTGTGGGCGGGACTTCCTATCCAGCTCAGCTCACATTCTCCTGGACACTCTGATTAAGCTTTTGGAGCTGATGAAGCCTTGTGTCTTTCCCAAACTGAAAGTGTACGTGGAGCTGCGGTACAACACATAACACAAACTGTGCCGGGGCTAGTTTGTAACCATGACATGAAATGTGTAGACCCTTGAGCTAATTTCTTTATATCAAATCGATTTTGAAGTTGTTAATTTAAGgtaaaaaatgttcctttaatgacCTGATGTCTAAAATAAGAACCTCATAACTGTAATTGCAACAGCGTTGGACACAAAAGCTCATTTAACCAGAGTAAAGGCATATGACCTGCCACCatgtatctgtgtttatttatgtgctCATCCACTGTTTACTGATTATTCAAATCTCAAATGAATTAACTTGCAGGTAGATTCAGTCATGCGTGCAAGTATTTAGGTGTGGGCAGGAGGTGTCAGTGTTGTGCTTCTGTAGGACACATTAGTGTTTAAGTACACTGACTGTGCTCATGTTTGCTGCAGGTTGATGCTGATGGCTCTGTATAATGTCAGCATCAATGTTAAAGGACTGAGGTACATCAGTGAGAATCCAGGACTCTTGCCTCTCATCTGGACTCTGCTGGATGGTagggagacaggagacagaagaTGAATTTAGAACAACTTGACTCTGTCACaaacttcaacacacacacacacacacacacaccaatgttACATTAGTTATCTATGGTAAAGTAGATCTgtgtaaaacaatgaaaagttgTTATATACAGTTGCAGGCGAATATTTCCATACAATTTATGTACAGTTTTTGCCAACATCCAATATGCTGACATTTTATAACTTATTGTGGCCAATGAACaatgctgatactgatatatGCAGTTGTTTTTGAGTTCCAGTCCTTTTTTGCACCTGTAGCAGAAAAATTGCTAAAGTTATGTGATAAAATGTTCAATGAAATGTCTTTGCAGTGCTTTCAGTTGAGCATATGTCAAAAAGAAttacaaaatgttcacattgtcttttgtttatgttgcacACAGCGTCTCAGCTCCTTTGGAACTGGAGGTTTACATGAAGATTCACTGAATTTATCATATCACAATTGTTATT
This genomic interval from Acanthopagrus latus isolate v.2019 chromosome 24, fAcaLat1.1, whole genome shotgun sequence contains the following:
- the LOC119015362 gene encoding heat shock factor 2-binding protein encodes the protein MSASLGGKSLALNHGAKDAFVRVRKRDLEKLTTEVMQLREFLPRVLNGDLMKMLHKAHAAQTMKEHLVQEQEQLQQQCLHLQARLDAVQTECQKEREEKLLLREQLWQSGAQLQQQADFCSALGSATCNLLWSSSAREHTVSQWLADGKLQSFLSVAAQTLESFVRSLDEEVKPQTEDHTSQEHQFVLALAGTITNIAAVTCGRDFLSSSAHILLDTLIKLLELMKPCVFPKLKVLMLMALYNVSINVKGLRYISENPGLLPLIWTLLDDGDWEVCLHTLRLLQSVLLEEDVLLLLGSSLLDPDLQARVSRLTSTVQPSLRLAAQQTLEDLQSFQQGQGCKTSSV